Proteins from one Desulfuromonadales bacterium genomic window:
- the carA gene encoding glutamine-hydrolyzing carbamoyl-phosphate synthase small subunit — MKAILALADGRVFYGNALGAPGEVAGEVVFNTSMTGYQEILTDPSYAGEIVTMTYPLIGNYGINLEDVESVRPFLSGFVVKEASDFPSNWRSQMSLDAYLKENGIVGIQGIDTRALVRHIRDKGAQTGIISSLDLDPQSLVEKARKAPSIVGRDLVREVTCRQPYHWTEGPWNLGEGYQPSKEAPRFKVVAYDFGIKRNILRNLVASGCDVTVVPADTPAEEVLAMNPDGVFLSNGPGDPEPIVYAQENIRKILGNKPIFGICLGHQLLSIALGGKTYKLKFGHRGGNQPVRRGEGHEVEITAQNHGFAVDADSIRDAGVISHINLNDNTVEGLTHKKLPAFSVQYHPEASPGPHDARYLFERFIEMMEKENSAKGEGQKAKG; from the coding sequence ATGAAAGCAATTCTGGCCCTGGCCGATGGCCGGGTCTTTTACGGCAATGCCCTCGGCGCCCCCGGCGAGGTTGCCGGCGAGGTGGTTTTCAATACCAGCATGACCGGTTATCAGGAAATTCTCACCGATCCTTCCTACGCCGGGGAAATTGTCACCATGACCTATCCCCTGATCGGTAACTACGGAATCAACCTCGAGGACGTGGAATCGGTACGCCCTTTCCTTTCCGGGTTCGTGGTGAAGGAGGCGAGCGACTTCCCCTCCAACTGGCGATCGCAGATGAGCCTTGACGCTTACCTCAAGGAGAACGGCATCGTCGGCATCCAGGGGATCGACACCCGTGCCCTGGTCCGGCATATCCGCGACAAAGGTGCGCAGACCGGGATCATCTCTTCCCTCGACCTCGATCCGCAGAGCCTGGTGGAAAAGGCTCGCAAGGCCCCGTCGATCGTCGGCCGTGACCTGGTACGGGAAGTGACTTGCCGGCAGCCTTACCACTGGACGGAAGGCCCCTGGAATCTCGGAGAGGGGTATCAGCCGTCGAAGGAAGCACCGCGCTTCAAGGTGGTGGCGTACGATTTCGGCATCAAGCGCAACATTCTGCGCAACCTGGTCGCTTCCGGTTGCGACGTTACAGTGGTTCCCGCCGATACCCCGGCCGAAGAGGTGCTGGCGATGAATCCGGATGGTGTTTTCCTCAGCAATGGCCCCGGCGACCCGGAACCGATTGTCTACGCCCAGGAAAATATCCGCAAAATTCTTGGCAACAAGCCTATTTTCGGCATCTGCCTCGGCCACCAGCTTCTCTCCATCGCCCTCGGCGGCAAGACTTACAAGCTCAAGTTCGGCCATCGCGGCGGCAACCAGCCGGTGCGGCGCGGCGAGGGCCATGAGGTGGAGATTACCGCCCAGAACCACGGCTTTGCCGTCGATGCCGACTCGATCCGGGATGCGGGGGTCATCTCGCATATCAACCTTAACGACAACACCGTAGAGGGTCTGACTCACAAGAAATTGCCAGCATTCTCCGTGCAGTATCATCCCGAGGCTTCCCCCGGACCGCACGACGCCCGCTATCTCTTCGAGCGGTTTATCGAGATGATGGAAAAAGAAAACTCGGCAAAGGGCGAAGGGCAAAAGGCGAAGGGCTGA
- the carB gene encoding carbamoyl-phosphate synthase large subunit, translating into MPKRTDIKKILIIGAGPIVIGQACEFDYSGTQACKALKEEGYTVILLNSNPATIMTDPDFADRTYVEPVTPEVLAKIIEKERPDALLPTLGGQTALNTAVAVAKNGTLEKYGVELIGAKLPAIEKAEDRTLFKQAMEKIGVAVPRSGLAHNYQEAMEVVEHVGFPAIIRPSFTLGGTGGGIAYNREEYETMAVAGIDASPTSEILVEESVIGWKEFELEVMRDLADNVVIICSIENFDPMGVHTGDSITVAPAQTLTDKEYQLLRDAAIKIIREIGVETGGSNIQFGINPNDGRMVVIEMNPRVSRSSALASKATGFPIAKIAAKLSVGYTLDEIPNDITRETFASFEPTIDYVVTKVPRFTFEKFPQADATLTTQMKSVGEVMAIGRTFKESLQKALRSLEIGSHGFESRLFTSPGEYRRALTEGELDTLRAKLRIPNWERMWYLADAMRAGFSLDELFALTYIDRWFLHNIRQIIDMEERLVAAAPLVAKDGPEFRDLLREAKQTGFADKRLSVLWGITEADVRKLRHDLAIRPVYKRVDTCGAEFEAYTPYLYSTYESECEASPTDRKKIMILGGGPNRIGQGIEFDYCCVHGVFALAQDGFETIMVNCNPETVSTDYDTSDRLYFEPLTFEDVLEIVEIEKPVGVIVQFGGQTPLKLAVALEKAGVPIIGTSPDAIDRAEDRERFQALLHKLDLKQPENGIARSFEEAEKVADRIGYPVVVRPSYVLGGRAMEIVYEVEQLRNYMKYAVAASPEHPILVDKFLDEATEVDVDALCDGREVVIGGIMQHIEEAGIHSGDSACSLPPYSLAADVVDEIRRQTVALALELGVVGLMNIQYAVKDGTVYLLEVNPRASRTVPFVSKATGRPLAKIAARVMSGRSLAELGVAGEIIPKHISVKESVFPFVKFPGVDTLLGPEMKSTGEVMGIDFDFGHAFAKAQLGANVRMPLAGTVFISVKDSDKKYIVEPARKLVEAGFEIVATHGTASFLTERGVPTKPINKVKEGRPHCVDAIKSHEIAMVFNTTFGAQSVADSYSIRRSALMNNVAYFTTVAGMKAAVDGILAMRRETLDVTPLQEYYPQ; encoded by the coding sequence ATGCCTAAAAGAACCGATATAAAAAAAATCCTGATCATCGGCGCCGGCCCGATCGTTATCGGCCAGGCCTGCGAGTTCGACTATTCCGGTACCCAGGCCTGCAAGGCCCTGAAGGAGGAGGGTTACACGGTCATCCTTCTCAACTCCAACCCGGCGACCATCATGACCGATCCGGACTTCGCCGACCGCACCTATGTCGAGCCGGTGACCCCTGAGGTGCTGGCGAAGATCATCGAGAAGGAGCGCCCCGATGCGCTCCTCCCCACGCTGGGCGGGCAGACTGCTCTCAATACGGCGGTGGCGGTGGCGAAGAACGGAACGCTGGAGAAGTACGGCGTCGAGCTGATCGGCGCCAAGCTGCCGGCCATCGAGAAAGCCGAGGACCGTACCCTGTTCAAGCAAGCAATGGAAAAGATCGGCGTTGCTGTTCCCCGCAGCGGCCTGGCACACAACTATCAGGAGGCCATGGAGGTTGTCGAGCACGTTGGCTTCCCGGCAATCATTCGTCCCTCCTTTACGCTCGGCGGAACCGGCGGCGGCATTGCCTACAACCGCGAAGAGTATGAGACCATGGCCGTGGCCGGCATCGATGCCTCGCCGACCAGCGAAATCCTGGTTGAGGAGTCGGTGATCGGCTGGAAGGAGTTTGAGCTGGAGGTGATGCGCGACCTGGCCGACAACGTCGTCATCATCTGCTCCATCGAGAACTTCGACCCGATGGGAGTTCACACGGGGGATTCGATCACCGTCGCTCCTGCCCAGACCCTTACCGACAAGGAATACCAGCTGCTGCGTGATGCGGCCATCAAGATCATCCGTGAGATCGGCGTCGAGACGGGCGGCTCCAACATCCAGTTCGGCATCAACCCGAATGACGGCCGCATGGTGGTCATCGAGATGAATCCGCGCGTCTCCCGCTCCTCGGCGCTCGCGTCCAAGGCGACCGGTTTCCCTATCGCCAAGATTGCCGCCAAACTCTCGGTCGGCTACACCCTCGATGAGATTCCGAACGACATCACCCGGGAGACCTTCGCCTCCTTCGAACCGACCATCGACTACGTGGTAACCAAGGTCCCCCGTTTCACTTTCGAGAAGTTCCCCCAGGCCGACGCCACCCTGACCACCCAGATGAAATCGGTGGGGGAGGTCATGGCCATCGGTCGTACCTTCAAGGAAAGCCTGCAGAAGGCACTGCGTTCTCTGGAGATCGGCTCGCACGGTTTCGAGAGCCGTCTTTTTACCTCACCGGGCGAGTATCGGCGCGCTCTGACCGAAGGGGAACTCGATACGCTGCGGGCCAAGCTGCGGATTCCCAACTGGGAGCGCATGTGGTACCTGGCCGATGCCATGCGGGCCGGCTTCTCTCTGGATGAGCTCTTCGCGCTGACCTATATCGATCGATGGTTTCTGCACAACATCCGGCAGATTATCGACATGGAAGAGCGCCTGGTAGCGGCTGCGCCGCTGGTGGCCAAGGACGGGCCGGAGTTCCGTGACCTGCTGCGCGAGGCGAAGCAAACCGGTTTCGCCGACAAACGTCTGTCCGTCCTCTGGGGAATCACCGAGGCGGATGTGCGGAAGCTGCGCCACGACCTCGCGATCCGTCCGGTCTACAAGCGGGTCGACACCTGTGGCGCCGAGTTCGAGGCTTATACTCCGTATCTCTATTCGACCTACGAATCGGAATGCGAGGCCTCTCCCACCGACCGGAAAAAGATCATGATCCTGGGTGGTGGCCCCAACCGCATCGGCCAGGGGATCGAGTTCGATTACTGCTGCGTGCACGGCGTATTCGCTCTGGCCCAGGACGGGTTCGAGACGATCATGGTCAACTGCAATCCGGAGACGGTCTCCACCGACTATGACACCTCGGACCGGCTCTATTTCGAGCCGTTGACCTTCGAAGACGTCCTGGAAATAGTCGAGATCGAGAAACCGGTCGGCGTCATCGTCCAGTTCGGCGGACAGACCCCGCTGAAGCTGGCGGTGGCGCTGGAGAAGGCCGGGGTGCCGATCATCGGCACGTCGCCGGATGCCATCGACCGGGCTGAAGATCGGGAGCGTTTTCAGGCTCTTTTGCACAAGCTCGACCTGAAGCAGCCCGAAAATGGCATCGCCCGCTCTTTCGAGGAAGCGGAAAAAGTCGCAGACCGCATTGGCTACCCGGTCGTGGTTCGCCCCTCCTACGTTCTGGGCGGCCGGGCGATGGAAATCGTCTACGAGGTGGAACAGCTGCGCAACTACATGAAGTACGCGGTCGCTGCCTCACCGGAGCATCCGATCCTCGTCGACAAGTTCCTCGACGAGGCGACCGAAGTCGACGTCGATGCCCTTTGCGATGGCCGCGAGGTGGTAATCGGCGGGATCATGCAGCATATCGAGGAGGCGGGAATTCACTCCGGCGACTCGGCCTGTTCTCTGCCTCCCTATTCACTGGCAGCGGACGTGGTCGACGAAATCCGCCGGCAGACGGTAGCGCTGGCTTTGGAGCTGGGAGTCGTCGGCCTGATGAACATCCAATATGCGGTCAAGGATGGTACCGTCTATCTGCTCGAAGTCAACCCCCGGGCCAGCCGGACTGTCCCCTTTGTCTCCAAGGCGACCGGCCGGCCGCTGGCCAAGATCGCCGCCCGGGTTATGTCTGGCCGCTCTTTGGCAGAGCTGGGGGTCGCCGGCGAAATCATCCCGAAGCATATCTCGGTCAAGGAATCGGTTTTCCCTTTCGTCAAATTCCCCGGGGTCGACACCCTGCTCGGCCCGGAGATGAAGTCGACGGGAGAGGTGATGGGGATCGACTTCGATTTCGGCCACGCCTTCGCAAAGGCACAGCTCGGCGCCAATGTCAGAATGCCGTTGGCCGGCACGGTCTTCATCAGCGTCAAGGATTCCGACAAGAAGTACATCGTCGAACCGGCGCGCAAGCTTGTCGAGGCTGGCTTCGAAATCGTCGCTACGCATGGCACGGCCTCTTTCCTCACGGAAAGAGGGGTGCCGACCAAGCCGATCAACAAGGTCAAGGAGGGACGGCCCCACTGCGTCGACGCCATCAAGAGCCACGAGATCGCCATGGTATTCAATACCACCTTCGGCGCCCAGTCTGTAGCCGACTCCTACTCCATCCGGCGCTCGGCCCTGATGAACAACGTGGCCTACTTCACAACGGTGGCTGGCATGAAGGCCGCCGTGGATGGAATTCTGGCCATGCGGCGCGAAACTCTTGACGTCACTCCGCTTCAAGAGTATTATCCCCAATAA
- the greA gene encoding transcription elongation factor GreA, which produces MSQSIPMTREGYQRLQDELKKLIRVDRPQVVLAIAEARGHGDLSENAEYDAAKERQAFIEGRIKELNDKIARAQVINPAELDMDKVVFGATVTLFDVDSGSEVTYQIVGEDEAEIKAGKISVNSPVGKALIGHRLDDEVRIKVPSGLRIYEVIDIKYE; this is translated from the coding sequence ATGTCCCAATCGATTCCCATGACCCGAGAAGGGTATCAGCGTCTGCAGGATGAGTTGAAAAAACTGATTCGAGTCGACCGTCCGCAAGTGGTTTTGGCCATCGCCGAGGCCCGTGGCCATGGTGACCTGTCGGAAAACGCCGAATACGACGCGGCCAAAGAGCGTCAGGCCTTCATTGAGGGGCGGATCAAGGAACTCAACGACAAAATTGCCCGCGCCCAGGTCATCAACCCCGCCGAACTTGACATGGACAAGGTGGTTTTCGGTGCTACCGTGACCCTGTTTGATGTCGATTCCGGCAGCGAAGTGACCTACCAGATCGTCGGTGAGGACGAAGCCGAGATCAAGGCTGGCAAAATTTCCGTCAATTCGCCTGTCGGCAAGGCTCTGATCGGCCACCGGCTCGACGATGAAGTGCGGATCAAGGTCCCTTCAGGTCTCAGAATCTACGAAGTCATCGACATCAAATACGAATAA
- a CDS encoding DUF1858 domain-containing protein, protein MTEKITKNMTFHQVLQMSPEVPKVLGKYNLGCIGCMGAMKETLEQGAIAHGLDVNEILRDLNAIFAK, encoded by the coding sequence ATGACCGAAAAAATTACGAAGAACATGACCTTTCACCAGGTGTTGCAGATGAGTCCCGAGGTCCCCAAGGTTCTCGGCAAATACAACCTCGGCTGTATTGGGTGCATGGGTGCGATGAAGGAAACCCTTGAGCAGGGGGCCATTGCACACGGACTCGACGTCAACGAAATCCTCCGGGATCTCAACGCTATTTTTGCCAAATAA